The nucleotide sequence GATCGTTCAGGAAAAGAAGCCTTTGATCCTGAAGTCTCCTACCCATACCGGCCGTATTGGCGAGCTTGCCCAGCGCTACCCAGACGCCAAGTTTATCCATATTGCCCGAGATCCGTACGACGTCTTCGCGTCGACGGTCCGCTTGTGGAACACGATGGACGAAGTTCAATCGTTCCAGTTCTCGAAAGATGACTACCGCGAGTATGTCTTCGATTGCTTCGAGCGGATGTATGCCGCCTACGATCGGGGCCTGGCAACCGTCCCGCAGGATCGTGTCTGCCAGATTCGTTACGAAGATCTGGTCGCTGACCCGATGGCCGTGATCGGCAAGATCTATGGCGAACTGGGGCTCGATGGCCTCGACAAGGTCGAACCAGGCGTCCGGGCCTACGCCGAGCGTACCAAAGACTTCCGCCGCAACCGTCACACCATGGACGATGCGACCCGCCAAGAGATCCAGCGACGCTGGCGAGGTTACTTCGAGGCGAACGGATACCCGCTCGACGAGGTTTAGTCCGGAAATCCGACTTGGGGGAAACAGCCTATTTTCGCTAGAATAGCAAGTCACCGATCGATTAGGTTTACCCCGCAAACGCCGAGTTGGGACGGGAAAGGACGCCCGGATGCATTTGCTGTTCGATATTCTGTACGCCGCCCATGCCAATGGGACGCACCACAAGCTGGCCATGGATGCTTTGAACCATCTGACTAGCGATCAGGCCGATCGGCGCCGCAATATCTTCTTGAAGCATCACGAGGCTTACCTTCGCGGATCGAAAGATCCGGATAAGAAGTTCAAAGACTTCCGCAATCACGTTTTGCATGTCTCGCAAAACTACTGGGGTGGCGCGGAGAAAGCCGCTCGCAAATGGTACGACACGCTGGTCGAATCGATTCGCAGTGGTAACTGGAGCGAAGTCGCTTATAACGCTGGCGTGCTTTCTCATTATTACTCGGACCCGATCATGCCGTTTCATACCGCGCAGTCGGAAGCGGAGAACAACATTCACCGAGCTGCTGAGTGGAGCATCAGTTGCTCGTACGATCGGCTTCGAGCCACGGCCGAGCTACGCGGGTTGCCGGCCGTTCGCGTTCCGAGCGGTTCCGACTGGCTCGAGAGAATGGTCCGCGATGGGGCCGAGAAATCGCACAAGCACTACCAGACGCTGATCGACCACTACAACTTCAAACTTGGTCGTCGCAATCCACCGCGCGGGCTCGATGTCGTTTGTCGCGATCTGGTCGCCGAGCTTCTAGGGCATGCGATCGCTGGCATCGCCAAGATTTTGACTCGAGCCTTCGAGGAAGCCGCCACCGAACCGCCTGCCGTTTTTCTGGTGGTTGAAACGGTCTTCGCGACCCTTGAGATGCCGATCCAGTGGGTCACCAACCGCATGGAGAACGCCGAGCAAGCCGAAGAAGTCAAACGGATGTTCCGCGAGTACCAGAAGTGCGGCAAAGTCGAGAAGTACCTGCCGGAAGACGTCCGAACCGTTCGAGACGAACTGTTCGAAGCCATGAATCCCGATAAGGTTGCCGAGCAATCAGGCACACCGCTATACGAAGTACCGCAGCTCCCCGAAGTCAGCCTTTCGAGCTTGCGGCTGGCCGGGACACCGAAGGCTGCATCGATTAAACCGACGGCTCCCAAGGCAAAGCCCAAACCAAAGGTCGAAGAAGAACCTGCCCAGCCACGGATTTCGATTCCCTTGCCCTCGGTGGAAGAAGAGCCGCCCAAGGTCGAGCCGAAATCGGTCGCTGCCGAGAAGAAGCCAGCCGCTGAAAAGCCTCTCCCCGAGCCGCCTCGCGAAGAGACCGTCGAGCGAAAAGAGGAGTTTCATCCAACCAAGGGCGTGACCATTCGCCCGAAGCTAAAGAGCGACGAACCGGACGACGAAGAGTTGCCAGTTCACTCCGATCCTCGGCCCGCCAAACGCAACCGCATCAATCTGCGTGTGTCGGAACCCGAGCTCGACGAGGACGAATCGGCGGAAGCTCCTAGGCCAGAACCATCGCGGCCGATGCCGAATCCTGGCACCAAGCCTACGCACCAGGCATCGGAGACGGTTCGAGCTGATCGAGCGATTCAAGAGAAGAAGCCGGTCGAAGATTCGACGCTGAAGTTTTACCTCAACTGGGAAGACGACGTCGTCGATGCCCCTTCCATCGGCAACAAGACCGCCAAGCGTTTGACCGCGGTTGGCATCCGCACGGTGGCTCAGTTGATTTCCGCCGATCCTAAAGCGGTCGCTCCCAAGCTGAAGGCAAAACACATCACACCGAAGTTGTTCGCCGAGTGGCAAGCCCAAGCCGAATTGGCCTATCGCATCCCGATGCTTCGCGGGCACGACGCTCAACTGTTGACCGCTTGCGGCTACGAGGCTCCGGAAGATGTCGCGAGGGCTTCGGCGAAACAGTTGCTGGACGAAGTCGCGCAGTTCGCCGAAACGAACGAAGGACAACGGATCATCCGTAGTAGCAATCCGCCCGACCTGGCCGAGGTTACGAATTGGATTGCGTGGGCGAAAAAGGCTCGTCGCTCGCAAGCAGCCTAAAGAAGCAGCCTGTTCGCTTACGCTGCCCTGCCCCGGTCTCGGTCGGCTTGTTCCAGATCGGCCATCGTCGGCAGCTGCTTCCCTTGCAGTTCATAGACATAACGCAGCACTTCGGCGACGGCCGCGTAGCGATCGGCCGGCACAGGATGCCCAATCTCAGCCTCTTGATAAAGTGCTCGGGCAAGTTCTTTGCGTTCCACGACCGGAATGTTGTTTTCGAGAGCAAGGCGTCGGATTCGCTGGGCCACAGTCCCGGCCCCTTTGGCCACGACCACGGGCGCCGACATTTCATAAGGGTCGTACTTCAAAGCGATCGCCAACTCGGTGGGATTGGTCACCACGACGTCCGCTTTCGGGATATCGCTTGCCATGCGGCTCATGGCCAACTGCCGCGCCACCTGACGACGCCGAGCGACCACTTGCGGATCCCCCTGCATCGATTTGATTTCTTCGCGAATCTCTTCCTTGGTCATCATCAAGTCTTGTTCTTGCTTCCAGACCTGGTAGCCGTAGTCGAGAATCGCCAGGATCACTAACGCGATCGCAATCTTCATCGAGGTCCATAGCGCAGTATCCAGCAGATAGCTGGCCACCTCAATCGTGCTCATCGCCGACAGACCAAGGATCGTTTCCATCTCGAAGTACAACGTCACGCAGGCCACTACCGAAACGATAATCACCTTGCCGATGCCGAAGAGCAGCTTCATCAGGTTCGTTAGCGAGAACATGCGTTGGATGCCAGACGCCGGATTGATGCGGCTCCAGTCGAAGCCTACCTTATCCGGCAGAAACAACACGCCTGACTGCATCATGTTGATCGCGATTGCGGCGATGAACAAAATGACCAGCATCGGTACCATAACCATCGACATCCGCCAGATCGCGGTCGCGGTGTGGTTCGTGGCCCACAATTCAGAAGGGTTCAAAGGTGGGACGGTCCCGAGTTCGTCACGGGTAAACTGCCCCAGGAAGTCGACGATATCGCGACCGAGATACATCAGCGATCCCAGGGCGACCGCCAGCATTACCGCCGAGATCAGATCCTGGCTCTTCGGGATCTGCCCCTTCTCGCGCGCTTGATCGCGCCGGTGCTGGGTTGCTTCTTCTGTTTTTTCTTGGTCCGACATGGCCTAGTTCTTCGCTGCCTCGACGGACGTATGAAACATCGATCGAATATTATCGACTGTCGGTTCGACCGAACCCTGGAAGATCCACACCACGCTACCAATGGTCAGCATGACAAATGCCATTAGCAGCATTGTGTTCATGCTGAAACCAACCGCCATCAGGTTCAATTGCGGGAGCGTTCGACTGATGACGCCCATCACCAACACGCCGACCAGCAGCGCGACCGTTCCGGGTGCGGCCGCCTGAACGCCCAACATCAGCGAGTTCGCCAACGTTTCGCGAATGACATGCACCAGTTGCACGTCGACGGCGGCAATCCCTGGGGGAATCTCGGTGAAGGTGCCCAGCAGGGCCGACATCAAAAAACGATGCCCACCGATCACCAGGAACACGGCCAACACGACCAAATCGAAAATGATCGCCAGCATCGGCACGTTGTCGTCGAATGCCGGGTTGAAGACGTCGGCAATCGAAAGACCACCGATCTGTCCCAGCAACTGACCGGTCATCTGCACGCCGGCAAAGAGAATCTTAATCCCCAGCCCGAGCGACAAGCCGATCAACAGCTCGCCGACCATAATCAGAAGCAGGTTCGCCGCGTTGCCGGGCTCGGGAAAGTCATAGTCCCAAAAGACAGGCGTCAGCATCAGCGAGATGGCGACCGCCAGGAACGATTTGATTTGGATCGGAGCATAGCTCGCTCCCAGCACCGGCGCCGTTGCCACCAGTCCACCGACTCGCGTCACGATTGCCGCGAAAATCAGCAGTTGTTCCAGGCTCGGTTCCAGATACCGGAGCAATTCCATGTCACGCCCCCTTCCGCCTGCAATTAACCACCCGCGATTCGATCGGGGATGTGGCTGAACAATTCGATGCTGTAGCTCGCCAACTTCTGAAAGAGCCAAGGCAAGGTGAATGCCAGGGTGATCGCCATCGCCAGGATCTTCGGGACAAACGACACCGTTTGGTCCTGGACCTGGGTCAAAGCCTGCAGAAAACCGATCAGCAGACCAACCACCATCCCGACAATCAGCACCGGGGCACCAATGATCAGGCACATCGTCATCGCCTGACGGGTAAGATCGATTGTCGTTTGCGCATCCATGCGGCGAGGCTTTCGTTAAAGGGTGGGGGCAAAGCTTTGCATTAACATGCCGACAATCAGCGTCCAGCCATCGACCAGCACGAACAGCAAGATTTTGAACGGCAACGAGATCATCACCGGCGGCAACATCATCATCCCCATCGAGATCGTCACGCTGGCGATCACAATGTCTAGAATCAAAAACGGCAGGTAGATCTGAAAGCCAATCAGGAAGGCAGTTTTCAATTCACTCAGCATGAAGGCAGGTACAAGCGCCTGCAGCGGAACGTCGTCGTACGACTTGGGTTCGCCGATTTCTTCGCGAGTTTTCTTCGGTAGGAACTCGTAGAACATCCAGACATCGTCGCTATTACCGGCGATATCGATCTGCTTCGACATGAAGCGGCGAATCGGCAGGACACCCCGTTCCCAAGCTTCGTCAGGCCCTGGGGCACCGGTCACCGGGTCGTCCTCCGCGAACAGTTTGAATGGCTGTCCGGTGGCAGGATTAATTTCCTGACGCGTGTAAGGACCGATCGCCTCGTGGTAAACCTCTTGCCAGTACGGATGCATGACCATGAAGGTCATGAACATCGCCAGCGCCGTAATCACCTGGCTTGGCGGCAACTGCTGCGTGCCGATTGCTTGTCGCAAAAGCCCCAGCACGATCGTGATGCGAATGAAGCTGGTCGTCATGATCAGCAGCGCTGGAGCGATACTGATCACGGTCAACAGCACCATGATTTGAATCGTGCTGGAAAGTCCTTCAGGACTGGTCCAATGCTCTGGTCCCGCTTTGACGAAGTCGCTCAGGTCTTCGACTTCTTTCTGTACCGGACGATCGAGCGGCGACTCGATCAGCATGTCGGGGATCGACGTGCCATTCTGACCCAGCGCGATCGAATCGAGCGAAAGTGTTCCCAGCAGAGCAATGGCGATCAGCAGCAAGGTTCGCATCGTTAAGCCTCCAGGAATCCGCGAGTTGGCTTGTGTCCCATCTGCGTCAACACTTCCTGAAAGGTCGCCGTCATGCTGCCCGGCGAGTCTTGACGAATGATCGTCAACAGGCGTTCGACTTCGGTCGGGTCGGTGATCTCGGTCAGCGTTTCGACGCTGCTGGAAGTGACACACAGCAGCAGCAGTTTCTGACCCACGCGAACGAGTTCGAGTTGCTGCTTGCCGCTGAGTTGGCTCTTACCGAGGACTTGCAGAATCTCTTTGGAAAGCCGGGTCGAGCCAGGCTTCATGTTCTTCTTACCAACCCAGGCAAACACCAGAAACAAGCCAACCACCACGAACAAGCTGGCCGCGATGCTGGCGGTTTGGTTGCCTTTGAAATTGAATGAGGGCAACGACATCGATTCCGCAGGGGTGTCGTTGCGCTTCGGCAATGGCAACGGTTCGCCAGCCTGAGGAAGTTCGGCGACGACTGGTTGAGCGTGGCCGGCCTGCTCAGGAGGAAGCTGCTCGACATGCAGGGCCTGAGCCAACGGAGGAAATTCGGCCGGCATCTGTTGCTGCTGTTCGCGAATCTGAAGAGGACGATTCGGCGGTACCTGCGAGCCGGCGTAATCGTTCCCCACGACTATGTTCGACCAGGTCAACGACACCAGCAACGCCAGACACCCGCCCAGGATTCCGTTCCGCATGAAAATCTTCCCGATATTCCTCAAGTCGCCGAAGCGATCAGGCCGAAAAAGATAGTGGGGAGTTAGCTTCCTGCCGCCTCCCATCACCCGCTCGAAAACGAGGGGTGTGGCATCTTAGGAACTGGGGCGACTTGGCTCAAGACGAATCCGAGAGACTGGCTGGCCGATTCTGCTAGCAAATGGCGATTGTCACTTAGACCACCGCGTCTCCGACAATCAGTTCGGTAATACGAACACAGAAGTTGTCGTTGAGAATCAACACTTCGCCGCGGGCAATCAGACGCCCATTCACGAAGACATCGACCGGGTCGCCTGCCAGCTTATCGAGCGGCACGACCGAGCCCTTCTTCATCTGCAGCACTTCCTGCAGGTGCATTTCAGCCTGGCCCAGTTCGATCTTCACTTCCAGTTCGACGTCGCGAACCAGATCGAGGGTGGCCTTATCGGTGCTCGCAGGAGAGCCGCCGAAATCACGCAGCGTAAATGGAGCAATCCCGGCTGGCAGGTTTTCGTTGGGAGAGCTGAGAGAAGCCAGGGCGGCTTCGGCCTGGTTCAGCAGGTATTCCATGTCGGAAGGACCATTGCCACCCGCTGCCGAGGCTGCTTGTGCAGCTGGACGTGCGGCGGCAGGCGCCGCCTGAGGCGCTGCTGCTGGCTTCGGAGGTCCGGAAGATCCTGGCTGCTGGAACAAGGCTTCGATCTCGCTTTGATCAAGAGATTCGAGCTCTTCCTTGGGCTGGGGCGGAGGAGCACTGGCACTCGATTCAGCCCCTTGGGCCTGACGAAGCAGTTCTTCAATCTCGTCCTGTCCCATTTGATCGTCAGTCATCGGATTCCATTCCAGATGATAATGTCGCGGTCGGCGTCTTATTGCTCGACGAAAGAAAACTCACTGAAAACAATGGAGTGAACCATTGGTTTTCCGAGGATGTTGTTGGTTTTCTCTAAAATCTTACGCTTGAGCAACCCCAAACTTGGATCGGTCAATTCGCCTTCGTCGCTACTGCGGACGGTGACGATCACCTGTTCGCGGAAGCGATTCTTGTTCTTTTCCATCGCAGCCTCGAAGTCGGACTGGTCGCTGGCACGGATGGTAGCATACAGGTGGAAGTCGATTCGCATGGTCGACTCGCTCAACGGACGATAGGCCGTAATGCCAAACGGATCGCCCAGATCGATCTCGACGGTCTCTTCATTCGGAGCCAATGGCTTCGGTTCGTCGACGTTCTCTTCCCCTTCCGCCTCGGCAACCTGAGCTTGCATTTCTGCGGCCCGAATCACATCTTGCGGACTAGGGATTACGATGTACGCGACGGCACATTCAAGGATCACCAGAACCAGGATACCCCCCAGAATTTGCAACTTCGCTTTCATGGGTGGGCCCTTTTTCGCATCCTGAGGTACCGGACTTGTCGCTGAGTCGGACATGATTTCCGCTTATTGGAAGGTCAATTCTTATTACGCTTCCTAAACGTAGCATGCGAAAATGTGCGCGTCCGGCGCTATTTTCCAGTTGCCTCGATTGGCGGAGCCCGGCGATTGGCCTGCTCTTGGGCGGTGCCGACCAGGTCGTCGATAACCTCGTCCAACAGGAAGACCTCGACCCTTGGATTCTGCTTCAGCAGCAGCGGATCGGTCCCGATGTGGAAGGGTTCGTTCTTGCCCGAAACCGCGACCCGGATGCGTCGTTCGTCGATCCCTAACGAGATCAAAAATTCCTTTACCTTTACGCAGCGGGCGTAAGCCAGGTCCCAATGCGATTTGAAGGGACTGTCTTTCGGCAGTGGTTTGAGCGAGGTATGGCCGCGAATTTCGATTTTCTGCGGCTTCCCACCAAACTCGAGACCTTGGGCTTGAAGCGCTTCTTTGGCGGCGTCGGTCAGCTTGTCGCTGTCTTCGTCGAAGTAGACAACCGTTCCAATCGCGGTTTTCGATCCAGGCCGAATAATCCGCACCTGCGGACTATCCCCGACCGGAGCCTTCACTTTGTCGCCACCTGCGTGGGTCGAGAATCGCTTGGCACGCCCCATGGTGGCCAGCTTGGCAAGATTCGAGTTACGTGGCTTCGCGTTGCCGGCGATCACACTTTCCATCGAACTATCGTGGCCAAACTGACGTCGAAACGACTCGACGAGGGCCTGGTATTGCTCGTCTTTTTTAATTTCGCTCATCGAGACGAGCATAATAAAGAAGGTCAGCAGCAGCGACATCATATCGCCGAAGGTCACGACCCACTCAGGAATCCCTGCGTCTCCCTCATCATCATCCACGGCACAGCCCCTTTACTTATCGGCGTCCATCTTGGCGCGAACTGACGGCGGCAGGAACGTGCGTAGCTTCTGTTCGATCACGCGCGGGTTTTCGCCCGACTGAATCGACATGATGCCTCGGATCACGATTTCCATGCCCAGCAGTTCCTGCTTGTTGAGGAAGCCAAGCTTTTCCGAGAATGGTAGAAAGAGCACGTTCGACACGACCGCTCCGTAGAGCGTCGTGAGCAACGCCACGGCCATACCGGAACCAATCGAGCTCGGATCGCTCATGTTACCGAGCATAATGATCAGACCAAGCAGCGTCCCGATCATCCCGTACGCCGGAGCAAATCGTCCCATCTGGTCCGAGACAGCCTTGGCATCTCGGTGCCGGGTCGACACGGCGTCCATTTCGGTGCGCATGATATCTTCAATAGCATCGGGCCGCGTACCGTCGACTGCCATTTGAATTCCGGTGATGATAAACGGGTTATCAATCTCGCCGATGCGATTTTCCAGGGCCAGAAGACCATCGCGACGGGCAGTTTCAGCCAGGCTGACGATCTGCTTGATCAATGCGCCGTAGTCGACCGCTTTGTTCAGAAAGACCACCTTGATGGTCA is from Bremerella sp. JC817 and encodes:
- a CDS encoding DUF4332 domain-containing protein, which encodes MHLLFDILYAAHANGTHHKLAMDALNHLTSDQADRRRNIFLKHHEAYLRGSKDPDKKFKDFRNHVLHVSQNYWGGAEKAARKWYDTLVESIRSGNWSEVAYNAGVLSHYYSDPIMPFHTAQSEAENNIHRAAEWSISCSYDRLRATAELRGLPAVRVPSGSDWLERMVRDGAEKSHKHYQTLIDHYNFKLGRRNPPRGLDVVCRDLVAELLGHAIAGIAKILTRAFEEAATEPPAVFLVVETVFATLEMPIQWVTNRMENAEQAEEVKRMFREYQKCGKVEKYLPEDVRTVRDELFEAMNPDKVAEQSGTPLYEVPQLPEVSLSSLRLAGTPKAASIKPTAPKAKPKPKVEEEPAQPRISIPLPSVEEEPPKVEPKSVAAEKKPAAEKPLPEPPREETVERKEEFHPTKGVTIRPKLKSDEPDDEELPVHSDPRPAKRNRINLRVSEPELDEDESAEAPRPEPSRPMPNPGTKPTHQASETVRADRAIQEKKPVEDSTLKFYLNWEDDVVDAPSIGNKTAKRLTAVGIRTVAQLISADPKAVAPKLKAKHITPKLFAEWQAQAELAYRIPMLRGHDAQLLTACGYEAPEDVARASAKQLLDEVAQFAETNEGQRIIRSSNPPDLAEVTNWIAWAKKARRSQAA
- the flhB gene encoding flagellar biosynthesis protein FlhB is translated as MSDQEKTEEATQHRRDQAREKGQIPKSQDLISAVMLAVALGSLMYLGRDIVDFLGQFTRDELGTVPPLNPSELWATNHTATAIWRMSMVMVPMLVILFIAAIAINMMQSGVLFLPDKVGFDWSRINPASGIQRMFSLTNLMKLLFGIGKVIIVSVVACVTLYFEMETILGLSAMSTIEVASYLLDTALWTSMKIAIALVILAILDYGYQVWKQEQDLMMTKEEIREEIKSMQGDPQVVARRRQVARQLAMSRMASDIPKADVVVTNPTELAIALKYDPYEMSAPVVVAKGAGTVAQRIRRLALENNIPVVERKELARALYQEAEIGHPVPADRYAAVAEVLRYVYELQGKQLPTMADLEQADRDRGRAA
- a CDS encoding flagellar biosynthetic protein FliR — translated: MELLRYLEPSLEQLLIFAAIVTRVGGLVATAPVLGASYAPIQIKSFLAVAISLMLTPVFWDYDFPEPGNAANLLLIMVGELLIGLSLGLGIKILFAGVQMTGQLLGQIGGLSIADVFNPAFDDNVPMLAIIFDLVVLAVFLVIGGHRFLMSALLGTFTEIPPGIAAVDVQLVHVIRETLANSLMLGVQAAAPGTVALLVGVLVMGVISRTLPQLNLMAVGFSMNTMLLMAFVMLTIGSVVWIFQGSVEPTVDNIRSMFHTSVEAAKN
- the fliQ gene encoding flagellar biosynthesis protein FliQ — its product is MDAQTTIDLTRQAMTMCLIIGAPVLIVGMVVGLLIGFLQALTQVQDQTVSFVPKILAMAITLAFTLPWLFQKLASYSIELFSHIPDRIAGG
- a CDS encoding flagellar type III secretion system pore protein FliP, which codes for MLIESPLDRPVQKEVEDLSDFVKAGPEHWTSPEGLSSTIQIMVLLTVISIAPALLIMTTSFIRITIVLGLLRQAIGTQQLPPSQVITALAMFMTFMVMHPYWQEVYHEAIGPYTRQEINPATGQPFKLFAEDDPVTGAPGPDEAWERGVLPIRRFMSKQIDIAGNSDDVWMFYEFLPKKTREEIGEPKSYDDVPLQALVPAFMLSELKTAFLIGFQIYLPFLILDIVIASVTISMGMMMLPPVMISLPFKILLFVLVDGWTLIVGMLMQSFAPTL
- a CDS encoding flagellar biosynthetic protein FliO: MRNGILGGCLALLVSLTWSNIVVGNDYAGSQVPPNRPLQIREQQQQMPAEFPPLAQALHVEQLPPEQAGHAQPVVAELPQAGEPLPLPKRNDTPAESMSLPSFNFKGNQTASIAASLFVVVGLFLVFAWVGKKNMKPGSTRLSKEILQVLGKSQLSGKQQLELVRVGQKLLLLCVTSSSVETLTEITDPTEVERLLTIIRQDSPGSMTATFQEVLTQMGHKPTRGFLEA
- the fliN gene encoding flagellar motor switch protein FliN, which produces MTDDQMGQDEIEELLRQAQGAESSASAPPPQPKEELESLDQSEIEALFQQPGSSGPPKPAAAPQAAPAAARPAAQAASAAGGNGPSDMEYLLNQAEAALASLSSPNENLPAGIAPFTLRDFGGSPASTDKATLDLVRDVELEVKIELGQAEMHLQEVLQMKKGSVVPLDKLAGDPVDVFVNGRLIARGEVLILNDNFCVRITELIVGDAVV
- a CDS encoding flagellar motor protein MotB; the protein is MDDDEGDAGIPEWVVTFGDMMSLLLTFFIMLVSMSEIKKDEQYQALVESFRRQFGHDSSMESVIAGNAKPRNSNLAKLATMGRAKRFSTHAGGDKVKAPVGDSPQVRIIRPGSKTAIGTVVYFDEDSDKLTDAAKEALQAQGLEFGGKPQKIEIRGHTSLKPLPKDSPFKSHWDLAYARCVKVKEFLISLGIDERRIRVAVSGKNEPFHIGTDPLLLKQNPRVEVFLLDEVIDDLVGTAQEQANRRAPPIEATGK
- a CDS encoding motility protein A; the encoded protein is MDIASVVGLLAAFGLILVAILIAPGSSLMAFIDVPSLLVVCGGALAACLIAFPLKSMLAMPMTIKVVFLNKAVDYGALIKQIVSLAETARRDGLLALENRIGEIDNPFIITGIQMAVDGTRPDAIEDIMRTEMDAVSTRHRDAKAVSDQMGRFAPAYGMIGTLLGLIIMLGNMSDPSSIGSGMAVALLTTLYGAVVSNVLFLPFSEKLGFLNKQELLGMEIVIRGIMSIQSGENPRVIEQKLRTFLPPSVRAKMDADK